In Elephas maximus indicus isolate mEleMax1 chromosome 4, mEleMax1 primary haplotype, whole genome shotgun sequence, a genomic segment contains:
- the TSPAN19 gene encoding tetraspanin-19, producing the protein MLKKSKIIIFKYILYLINGASLILGFLLMGFGTWLLLDRNNFLTVLDEKNHLIAYVSQLLIGTGSATVILCLLGYLGIHKAIRCLLILYAALLMCPIGVQVVFSALIFTKKEEVHQIWHDEFDLVILKYGSKNMPEDLPKWIILNLFQKTLQCCGQNNYTDWIKNMNKENSEQVPCSCTNSTLRKWFCDAPLNATYLEGCENKISAWYDVNVLTLIGINFGLLASEVLQVSLTISFFRHTKNEIHPEK; encoded by the exons atgttaaagaaaagcaaaataataatttttaaatacattctTTACCTCATTAATGGAGCTTCCTTG ATTCTTGGATTTTTACTCATGGGATTTGGCACATGGCTTTTGTTAGATAGAAACAattttttaactgttttgg atGAAAAGAATCACTTGATAGCATATGTTTCTCAACTGCTGATTGGAACTGGATCTGCTACTGTTATTCTTTGTCTTTTGGGTTATTTGGGAATTCACAAAGCAATCAGATGTCTCCTAATTCTG taTGCAGCACTGTTAATGTGTCCCATTGGTGTTCAAGTTGTATTTTCAGCACTCATCTTCACAAAGAAAGAGGAG GTTCATCAAATATGGCATGATGAATTTGATTTAGTCATTTTGAAGTACGGATCTAAAAATATGCCTGAAGACCTACCCAAGTGGATTATTCTGAATTTGTTCCAGAAAACA TTACAGTGTTGTGGCCAAAACAATTATACGGATTGGATAAAGaacatgaataaagaaaactcagAACAGGTACCATGTTCGTGCACAAATTCTACATTAAGAAAATGGTTTTGTGATGCACCACTGAATGCAACTTACCTAGAG GGTTGTGAAAATAAAATCAGCGCATGGTATGATGTTAATGTTTTAACTTTAATTGGAATTAactttggacttttggcctcagAG GTTTTGCAAGTCTCATTAACCATTTCTTTCTTCAGACATACCAAAAATGAAATACATCCAGAAAAGTGA